The Lemur catta isolate mLemCat1 chromosome X, mLemCat1.pri, whole genome shotgun sequence genome has a window encoding:
- the LOC123628442 gene encoding zinc finger X-linked protein ZXDB: MEIPRLLPARGTRQGGCGGSPAGGGRVDRGPDPPAGQAPTRRLLLLRGPQDGGPGRRREEARTASRGAGPSLLALRPDHASGGGDDFFLVLLDPVGGDVETAGAGQAAGPEWREEAEAGPGPQGGESGANPAGCPAPGPRCLSAVPTPAQISAPGPGPAAAFAGTVTVHNQDVLLRFENGVLTLATPPPPAWEPGVGPAPQPAGLIAPQAGFPHAAQPGDCPELPPDLLLAEPAEPAPVPAPEEEAEGPATALGPRGSLGPGPGVVLYLCPEAQCGQTFAKKHQLKVHLLTHSSSQGQRPFKCPLGGCGWTFTTSYKLKRHLQSHDKLRPFGCPAEGCGKSFTTVYNLKAHMKGHEQENSFKCEVCEESFPTQAKLSAHQRSHFEPERPYQCAFSGCKKTFITVSALFSHNRAHFREQELFSCSFPGCSKQYDKACRLKIHLRSHTGERPFLCDFDGCGWNFTSMSKLLRHKRKHDDDRRFTCPVEGCGKSFTRAEHLKGHSITHLGTKPFVCPVEGCRARFSARSSLYIHSKKHLQDVDTWKSRCPVSTCNKLFTSKHSMKTHMAKRHNIGQDLLAQLEAANSLTPSSELTSQGQHDLSDAEIVSLFSDVPDSSSAAVLDAALVNSGILTIDVASVSSTLAGNLPANNNNSLGQAVDPRALMATSDLPQSLDTSLFFGTAAAGFQQSPLDLDDASSVSAGPLGSLGSLAMKNSSLEPQALTPSNKLTVDTDALTPSSTLCENSVSELLTPAKAEWNVPPDSDFFGQEEETQFGFSNPAGNHGSQKETDLITVTGSSFLV, from the coding sequence ATGGAAATCCCGAGGCTGCTCCCGGCTCGCGGGACACGACAGGGCGGCTGTGGCGGTAGCCCCGCGGGCGGCGGCCGGGTCGACCGAGGCCCTGACCCGCCGGCTGGCCAGGCCCCCACGCGTCGTCTCCTGCTGCTCCGGGGCCCCCAAGATGGCGGGCCCGGGCGGCGGCGCGAGGAGGCCCGCACGGCCTCACGGGGCGCTGGCCCGAGCCTGTTGGCGCTGAGGCCCGATCACGCTAGCGGCGGCGGCGACGACTTCTTCCTGGTACTGCTTGACCCGGTGGGTGGCGACGTGGAGACCGCAGGCGCCGGTCAGGCCGCAGGGCCCGAGTGGAGggaggaggccgaggcgggcccGGGGCCCCAGGGGGGCGAAAGCGGCGCGAACCCTGCGGGCTGCCCCGCGCCGGGCCCCCGCTGCCTGTCCGCGGTTCCCACCCCGGCCCAGATCTCCGCCCCAGGGCCCGGCCCCGCCGCGGCCTTCGCGGGCACCGTCACTGTCCACAACCAGGACGTGCTGTTGCGCTTTGAGAACGGCGTCCTCACCCTGGCCACGCCCCCACCACCCGCCTGGGAGCCGGGGGTCGGGCCTGCCCCGCAGCCCGCGGGGCTCATCGCCCCGCAGGCTGGGTTCCCGCACGCCGCGCAGCCGGGTGACTGTCCGGAGCTGCCGCCCGACCTCCTGCTGGCCGAGCCGGCCGAACCGGCGCCCGTCCCGGCGccggaggaggaggcggagggacCAGCCACTGCCCTGGGCCCCCGTGGGTCACTGGGCCCCGGCCCAGGCGTGGTGCTGTACCTGTGCCCCGAGGCGCAGTGCGGGCAAACCTTCGCCAAGAAACACCAGCTGAAGGTGCACCTGCTGACGCACAGCAGCAGCCAGGGCCAGAGGCCCTTCAAGTGCCCACTGGGTGGCTGCGGCTGGACCTTCACCACCTCTTACAAGCTCAAGAGGCACCTGCAGTCGCACGACAAACTGCGGCCTTTTGGCTGCCCCGCGGAGGGGTGCGGCAAGAGCTTCACCACCGTGTACAACCTCAAGGCACACATGAAAGGCCACGAGCAGGAGAACTCATTCAAATGCGAGGTGTGCGAGGAGAGCTTCCCCACACAGGCCAAACTCAGCGCCCACCAGCGCAGCCACTTTGAGCCCGAGAGGCCTTACCAGTGCGCGTTTTCCGGCTGCAAGAAGACATTTATCACGGTGAGTGCCCTGTTTTCCCATAACCGCGCCCATTTCAGGGAACAGGAACTCTTTTCCTGCTCTTTTCCTGGCTGCAGCAAACAGTATGACAAGGCTTGTAGGCTGAAAATTCACCTGCGGAGCCACACCGGCGAGAGACCTTTCCTTTGTGACTTTGATGGCTGTGGCTGGAACTTCACCAGCATGTCCAAACTCTTAAGGCACAAAAGGAAGCACGACGATGACCGGAGGTTCACGTGCCCTGTGGAAGGCTGTGGGAAATCTTTCACGAGGGCCGAGCATCTGAAAGGCCACAGCATAACCCACCTGGGCACAAAGCCTTTCGTGTGCCCTGTGGAAGGCTGCCGTGCCAGGTTCTCCGCTCGCAGTAGTCTCTACATTCACTCCAAGAAACACCTGCAGGATGTGGACACTTGGAAAAGCCGTTGCCCGGTCTCCACTTGTAATAAACTCTTCACATCCAAGCACAGCATGAAGACCCACATGGCCAAAAGGCACAACATCGGCCAGGATCTCTTAGCTCAGCTAGAAGCCGCAAATTCTCTTACGCCCAGCAGTGAACTTACCAGCCAGGGACAGCATGATCTCAGCGATGCAGAGATAGTGTCTCTCTTCTCTGATGTGCCTGACAGTAGTTCTGCTGCAGTGCTGGACGCAGCATTGGTGAACTCTGGAATCTTGACTATTGATGTGGCTTCTGTGAGCTCAACTCTGGCAGGGAACCTCcctgctaataataataattccttagGGCAGGCAGTGGACCCTCGGGCCTTGATGGCCACCAGTGACCTTCCTCAAAGTCTGGATACCTCTCTCTTTTTTGGAACGGCAGCCGCTGGTTTTCAGCAGAGCCCCTTAGATTTGGATGATGCCTCCAGTGTAAGTGCCGGGCCATTGGGATCCCTGGGCTCTTTGGCTATGAAAAACTCCAGTCTCGAGCCCCAAGCTTTGACACCCAGCAATAAGCTAACGGTGGACACAGATGCTCTGACTCCTTCGAGCACCCTTTGTGAAAACAGTGTCTCAGAACTACTGACACCAGCCAAAGCAGAGTGGAACGTACCTCCTGACTCTGACTTCTTTGGACAGGAAGAGGAAACCCAGTTTGGATTCTCCAATCCCGCAGGAAACCATGgttctcagaaagaaacagatCTCATCACAGTGACTGGCAGCTCGTTTTTGGTATGA